The following are from one region of the Capsicum annuum cultivar UCD-10X-F1 chromosome 1, UCD10Xv1.1, whole genome shotgun sequence genome:
- the LOC124898652 gene encoding LOW QUALITY PROTEIN: peroxidase 24-like (The sequence of the model RefSeq protein was modified relative to this genomic sequence to represent the inferred CDS: inserted 1 base in 1 codon), producing MRTQLVLIFLVFLCLVICGVSGANGKVPRKNFYKSTRCPNAEQLIRDITWSKDKNDATLGAKLIRLHYHDCFIRGCDASXIDDIKLQVEAKCPRIVSCADILALSARDVVSFPVTLINSLHALWDVETRRKDGNVSLESEVNPNLPSAFSNFAILQQLFAKKGLNVDDLVALSGAHTIDVAHCGAFSKRLYNFTGNDDMDPSLNATYAETLKKLCPNPANPATTIEMDPSSSTSFDSNYFNILINENKGLFQSDAALLNDRNSQNVVIKLQKNKAFFFEFARSMQKMRSIEVLTGNAGEIRKNCRVKTNSRKKKTL from the exons atgagaacTCAATTAGTactaatttttcttgtttttctgtGTCTTGTTATTTGTGGA GTTTCAGGTGCTAATG GAAAAGTACCACGCAAGAACTTCTATAAGAGCACTCGTTGTCCAAATGCTGAACAGCTTATTAGAGATATCACTTGGAGCAAAGATAAAAATGACGCTACCTTGGGTGCTAAATTGATTCGACTCCATTACCATGATTGTTTTATAAGG GGATGTGATGCTT ATATTGATGATATCAAGCTTCAAGTTGAGGCAAAATGTCCTAGAATTGTTTCTTGTGCTGATATTTTAGCATTATCTGCTCGTGATGTTGTTTCTTTCCCTGTAA CATTAATTAACTCTTTGCATGCATTGTGGGATGTGGAGACCAGAAGAAAAGATGGGAATGTTTCGCTTGAGAGTGAAGTGAACCCAAACTTACCTTCAGCATTCTCAAATTTTGCAATCCTTCAGCAACTCTTTGCAAAGAAAGGCCTAAATGTCGATGATCTTGTTGCATTATcag GTGCTCACACAATTGATGTTGCTCATTGTGGAGCTTTCTCAAAGAGACTCTACAATTTCACTGGCAATGATGACATGGATCCATCTCTCAATGCTACTTATGCTGAAACTTTGAAGAAATTGTGCCCTAATCCAGCCAATCCAGCAACTACTATTGAAATGGATCCTTCGAGCTCAACCTCATTTGATAGCAATTATTTCAATATCCTTATTAATGAGAACAAAGGGTTGTTCCAATCTGATGCAGCCCTTCTCAATGACAGAAActcacaaaatgtcgtcataaAATTGCAAAAGAATAAGGCTTTCTTTTTTGAGTTTGCAAGATCCATGCAAAAAATGAGATCCATTGAAGTTCTTACTGGAAATGCTGGAGAAATCAGGAAGAATTGCCGTGTCAAAACTAATTCTAGGAAGAAAAAAACCCTATGA